The nucleotide window GTGCGTTAAATATTGCAGACCTATGCGAGATTGACTTGTCACCAGGAGGTGTGATCGTCCCCCGAAGTTTATGAGGTTGTTGAATAACTGTATCCATGGATCTCCAAATCAAAAATTGCGGATAAAGATCTCTCTAAAGGTTATCAGGCAATATAAAAGAACCGAAACTATCTGCTTCTATTGGTATAACCCTAGTTATTGCATCTTTGTTTAATCGCCCGTATATATGAGGATACCAGTCATTGGGATACGATTCTTCCATCAATAGGGGGCTTTTAAGCTTCGCAGTTTCGATTTCAAGCAGAATTAGAGCTTGGTGACTTGAAAAATGCCGCCCTATAACATTAAGTAATTGCCCTTTAGTGCAATTATGTATGAAGCCTTCATTTTTCAAGGATTCAGTTTCATAAAAAGGAAGACTTTGAAATTGATTCCAAATTTTGGACGTTGTTACATGTAGAATCTTTTGCGGTTTACTATTCATATATTTACTGAGGTACCTATGGCGTTAATTACTCCAACTGACCGATCTTTAAT belongs to Dehalococcoidia bacterium and includes:
- a CDS encoding DUF952 domain-containing protein, producing MNSKPQKILHVTTSKIWNQFQSLPFYETESLKNEGFIHNCTKGQLLNVIGRHFSSHQALILLEIETAKLKSPLLMEESYPNDWYPHIYGRLNKDAITRVIPIEADSFGSFILPDNL